In Alosa sapidissima isolate fAloSap1 chromosome 5, fAloSap1.pri, whole genome shotgun sequence, the genomic stretch ATCTTTCTGTGCTTTTGGCCCTCCCTCTCGGGGTTCCTAGTGGGAGCCTGGcgcgggaggaggaggaggaggaggaggaggaggtgagggtggggaggagggggcCTGTGTTAGGTGGGAGCTGTGGAAAGATGTCCCCTTTGTGCTCAGAGACACAATGCCTTTGTCAAAACtaggtggtggtggcagtggcgtgtgtgtgtgtatctgtatgtgtatgtgtgtatgtgtgtgtgtgatacaaagGCAAGCAATGAGGGCACCAGTAAGTAGGCCGTGGTGCCATcccaaagccacacacacacacacttacacacacacacacacacacacacagatgcacaaacacacacacacacacacacacacacacacacacacacacacacacacacacacacacacacacttgatattTGACCTATCTATCATCTAGTACAACTCCATATCCACCATATCCATCATCCAAAAAGCAAAAGCTCTCCTCTTGTCACCAGACCCaggtaaaatataaaatatgagCCCATAATACCTGGGCACTCTTCACCAACGACCAGGGAACAGCAGCAGTATGCAGAAATGAGCAGGGATCAGCTCCAATAGCAGCACAAGTAGTTGTAGCAGTGGCATAGTCATAGTGACTCAATGGTGACAGTAGAGCATTGTATGTATTGTtttctgtgtacatgtgtgtgtgtgtgtgtgtgtgtgtgtgtgtgtgtgtgtgtgtgtgtgtgtggtgtgtgtgtgtgttgtgtgtgtgtctgtgtgtgtgtgtgtgtgtgtgtgtgtgtgtgtgtgtgtgtgtgtgtgtggtgtgtgtgtgtgttgtgtgtgtgtctgtgtgtgtctgtctgtctgttaatGCATTCTTGAGTGGGTGAGTTGGCATGAGGTCAAATCAGGGGGtcaaagaaggagaaagaggacgAGAGGACAAAAATGCCTTTTTATCTGCATAAATAACCAATTCAGCTGTGAGCTCTTTTCTAATATGCCACTCAAGACACAACATGTACGGGACACAGCGTTTATAAAGTAGTAGCAAAATAATGCTAATAATAAGCAAAAACCAGTGATTGACTGGCTCAAAAAGCTATTTTCGTCTGGCCTTGTCTGAAATGATGATGTCCATTAAAAAATCAATACTCTTCTAGGTGGAGTCCTTCATTTGGAAACACACTTTCAAGGTTTCTGGAGGTGTTTTGCCAAATTAGCATTTTTATTGATTGTAAAATCATTCAGGATGTTTAGCCATTTTTTTGGCAGCAGTGCCAGATTATTAAGACAATAGCTCAGAGACAATTTGGTCCTGGCCCTAAATGATTGAACACTTTGTCCATTTTCATGGACTGTACTTCATTCTAATGTCTCAGTAGTTGACACAAAAACAATCACTGACTCCATTCCTGTGAGTTGTTTTACACAGGTCTTTTGTGATACGTACGCACCGATGCCATCTGCAGattgtgtacgtttgtgtgtatgtgagtgtgtaggcagaaggagaaaaaagtgaaaagagaaCGTGTCACTGAGGGTGAGATTAATTCTTTGTAAGGACTTGATCTGACCCCCTGACCTTTTCCAAGTGCCATTAGTTCACTGGTTAATTGCTTGAGTTTTGTAAACATAACTAAACATAAGGTCAGcaataaaatattaataataattattaataaaatattaataatgatgAAACTGATGTAGGTGCATTGCAATTCGAGCAACAGAAGGACTGCAATCAATGTTACGGTATTGCAAGCTATATCAAGATGAATCCATGAGATTATGAGTTTCTACTTCTAGGTCACGATTTGTATCGTTCAAAAATGGTTatgatgttttgacataaaTATAGGTTTAACACAGGTGACCCAAATACATTACAGCATGCGATAAAGATAGATTGGTACATAAAAACCAAGAGAAAATCACATGatacaataaaaaaatgacAGCATATTAAATGACTGACGTGGCCAGTAAAGTCTACACCACGTGTGGTGCAGTGCAGAGGTGCAGGTGGAACTTACCCATGAGCAGAGAGGAGGTGGGAGGTGACCTGTGTGGAGTGGAGCCTGGCGTGTCTGATGCCTGTGATATGGCGATTAGTTTaatctctcacttctcttttaTGATTCTGACTTGAGCTTTTGTCCTGAAAACAATGGACAGACCCCCTTGGCTCACCCCCCAGACCGACCTTAAAGACACAACGCCCCTTTTTCAAGGCAACACCCACACCACCAGCATAGACTATGCCCCTCTCTATTTTTTGGGATATCTCTGATGGTAATGTATGGTAAGACTCCAAAATACAGATGGCTGTAGCGATGAATGTTGCGCTTCCATGTATTATCAGTAGCAGTCAACAAAAAGCTGTTCTGCATCATTATGTAAGCACCTTAAAAAGTCTCCCACTAAACAGCTGTCTAAAATTTTGCTTGAATAGTGTCATGCTCCTGTACAATTCATCCCATGCATCATGTGTCCAGTTTTAGTGTGtccaaaaaaacataaataagagATATGTATTAGATAAGGGATAGGCTTGTATGTCTGCATTTTAAAGCGTATGTTGTGGAGACCCATTTTTCAGGATAATAGCACAACCAGTTTAGAAAGCCATCAATCCCAGGCAGCGGACCCAGAGGACTCCGTACTGCAGGCAGTGGACTCCAGCACAGTCCTGCAGCCCTGATACCTGAGGACTTCACTATGACACTGGACACTGTCCAAGAAAACAGGAACAAATAGCTGCCTGCTGTCCAGTTTTCCCATCTACCATGCATTACAAAATACTGACAACACCGATTTTTGGCAGGTGTTAATGATCGCCATGTAATTAGTGAACCTCTGGTGGTTGGGACTGTGCAGAGACTGTGCATTACAAACCCTGGGAGAACTAAATAGTGGGGGCAGACGTTTCTGCAGTACTGccgatgctaacgttagctcctttcccccacctccctctcttttctcaatagctctctcctcatctcatcaCCTGAGCCAGCTCACATGGGCCTGTGCAGGTCGCTAGCTTTCCAGGACCGCCAgcaagtgagagtgagagagagggagagggggagagagagagagagaacctgacTGCGGCAGCAAGCACCGCGGCGGTGTGACAGTGATGAAGTGGAGGCTGGCGGGAACAAGGGCACATTGAGGGGGCGACTCCAGCTGTGGCTGAATGGGTGGCAAAGCCCTGACGCACACACAAtagggcctgtgtgtgtttagagtaaACACGGGTGCCACGGTCCCTCTGAAGGGCATCGCTGCCCACCCCAGTCCAGCCCCTCCGATAACGGGCAGATAAAAATATCAGTGTGCCGCTCGACACTGACCAACACACTGACCCCAATGTCTGTGGCCGCTTACACACACAATCGAAGATGAGCAGGTCAAGAGAGAGGTGTCCTGATGCTTGTCATCTATTTGCATTCAAATTTTCTGTTTTTCAGGGGTCTGAGAAATTGTGCTTAAAATAGTATCTGttcatataaataaatatattatgcATATTCTAGTTCAGTGGTGATTAAATGAAATTAATTCCCTAGTTGCCTAGTTTTTTGTGAACCAGCTATGTTTCTCTAACAATGTTCTCTTATTCAGTCTTTGTCTAgatttactgtaggcctaatattgaaataataataataaggtaacactttataataactacacacaattcatcatttattaagcctttgttacttattagttaatgtttgttcatcattagtaatttcctgttcatacataatttatcatcagtaaagcatttgttcacacatttataaatggtttgttcatagtgcataagcctatccaaaaaatatgtttgtaagtacatgataaatacttaataagtaatgaaacaaccacttataaatgaaatcattttcttattataaaccagttgcaaactattacaaaatgctttgttcatcatttgtaaagcattgctcctatgttaattctcataaataaagtatttgtacacacagttataaatggtttgttcatagtaaataagcctatatctaaaatatgtttatgaattattgttaatacttaataaatgatgcaataatatgtttttgatgaagtaatatttccattatttaacagttgttacatacacatgcactaatgattagttagtgTGAGGatgcatattttataaaccacttcctaatactataattcatgattaactcagaagttacaagtggttagttaatgatattttgtgagcttatctaaagtgaggactttctatgcctttcaacacattttcaaatgagttgcaaagattacattcacattcattcatttagcagacaagcaacgtacacatgtcaattaaattgaaggccattgacataacagtgaaagccgggAATCGAATCCCCAACTGTTCAGGCTACTCATGCTCCTTATCCACGCAAGaattctgttttcttctactacacactgttaagcatttattaaacatctgtaaactattattaaatgctgtattcttcgTTTGTAAAGCATTATGCCTACATTAATTttcatctgtaaatcatgtttacacacagttaaaaatggtttgttcatagtaaacacgcatatctatattatatttttgaattgactgttgtaataccactgggcagaggtagtgtagtggatagggagctgggttaacatgcagtaacccataaagttgggggttcaagcCCCGGCGTCCACCAAAGTGGCCTTGTCCTTTAATTTTATTGACATGtttaagtcgctttgggtgaaagtttcggctaaatgaataaatgcaagagTAAACTTTATaacacatttgtaaatgtgttgcaaggcataaaacgtcctcactttagatgagctcacaaaatatcattaactaaccacttgtaacttaTTACaagttaattattaattatagtattaggaagtggtttataaaatatgtatccttaccctaactaatcattagtgcatgtgtatgtaacaactgttaaataatggaaatattacttaatcaaaaacatattattgcatcatttattaagtattaacaataatgcataaaaaatattttagatataggcttatttactatgaacaaactatttataactgtctGAGCAAATGCTtaactgatgataaattatgtatgaacaaaaaATTACTAATggtgaacaaaccattaactaataagtaacaaaggcttaataaatgatgaattgtgtgtagttattataaagtgttaccaataataataataataataataataataataataatacatgtttTGTATTTCTGCTATTAAACAGCCAGCAGATTTTGCAAGTGGAAATAAAGGATTTTGCCAAATGCACATGCCTCCGAACCTCAGGTAGAGTCTGATGTTGTCATGGTGATCCTATCAGAGTGTGTTTGGGAGCATCGGGGCCTTTTCACTCCAGAGAGCTGATAGCCAATTAAATAGGGTCTTCCACTGGATCACTAATGAGGAAGAAGTGGATGGTTTGGGCTCTGCCAAAGTGTCGCTCCAGTGGCACACAGGTCCACGTGAGCAGCTAAAGCAGCAGTTTGATCCATTCCTGTATGAAGTTATTCCACTGGCCAGGCATGATACCTTACTTCAGACTAATTCACTTTGCCCTCGGCAGCTGTTTCACTCTCTTGCCCCAGAATTTTCCCGACTGCTCTATTCTAATGCCAAAAACGATTGTATTTTTTCCAGCCAAGTCCATTACCAAACTAGAGcacaaggagtgtgtgtgtttctctttgaACAGGTCCGTGTTCGGAAGAAGTCAACCGTTAAGACTCAGAAAgcataaacatactgtaagcAAACAGTTTACTGTAAAGTTCAGAACGGAAATGTTACAGTGTATCAAAAAGAGGAAATGACCATGTTTACCCCAGTTGTTCTGACAAAGCAACATTTCAGTATGGCACAAAGTATAAACATCTGAGCATCCTGGCCGTAGACATACAATGAAGCCGAAAATAATACTGTAATTGGTAAGATGTGTCACTCATGTCCATAAAATTAGTTATAACAATCAATGTCAATCATGTGAGCAGTAATCAATTTACAATACAATGGTATATCATGATAATTCAATTGACatatttcagttcctgtttggAAATCCATCGGTCTGGGCTAATAGTGATTCATATTCAGCCACCCACAGCTAGTGAAAGTGCCTCATTAAAAGGAAATAGGCTCCAAgttactgtgtgtgagtgagacagtgactaagagagagagagagagagagagagagagagcgagagagagagagagtgtgtgtctgtgaaagagagagagacagagagagagagagacatctaaCTCTCCAAGTAAAACCCAGGAATGTATGTGGGTGTCTGTAAAGTACAGCCATAACTGAGGGTTCATTTATTCAGAACCCAGAAAATGGAGGTTGTACAGTCAATGATGAATAACGAGTCATTTGTGGAAACCTTAGATATGCAACCCATGGACATATCTAAGTTTGACTGATACAGGTAGTTTATACATTATTCTATACACCCTTATAAATACCCTTGAAGAAgccctatatgtatatttttatatatttgcaCATTCATTATGTTTCATAAGAAACTAGAAAAGCAGTGACTAAATGTATCTGATACGAAAAGGGCAATATTTTCAAGCAAAGCAAACAATGTCTTTTAAGCTGATGAGGTGCCTCCCTCAACTGCTTTCACCACTGAAGAAACATTAAACTAACAAGATAAATTGGAGAAATGAAAAATAGATCAAAGGTATAATAAGAGACAATACGACACTGCATTACTATAACATAATTAGTCCTTGCGCAAGACATTTCACACAAATGTATTAATttcaaaaacataaatacaaacattcACTCATCTTGTCtagcttttttttctctccctccttcccctgtgtgtgtctctctgatcACACCCACATGACGCGAAAGAGACAGCTTCTGAGGCATATTGTGCATTTTCACAGCAGACTAATTTGACTCTTTTTGTCAGCAGTTCAAATATTCATTTCAAACGTTGCACCATTTTCCAGTCAGAGAATTCATCTGTCCTCCCATGATACTCTCTCCTGAGTCATACCTCTctcaaaaaaagtttaaaaaaaagaaaatcgtacacacttacacacacacacacacacacacacacacatacacacacacacacacatgattgaAATGCCTGTAAAATCCCAAGAGGGTTTCGTTTTCTGACCAAATGTCTTGATGCACATAAATGTAGAAGCTTGGAAAAGCCTAGAAAGAAACAACCTTTAGTGGACTTATTGTAAAAACCTGCTGTACAGATATTACAGAACAATGATCAATATATTGCAGTGCATTTACACTGTGACCCTCAGCAAGAGTACCATTTCCGCTGTCGTGCACGAGACAAGGAGTATGTTGTTACAGAGATCCTCCTGTAGGTTATTCCTGTAGATTTGAAGATGAGCGTCACAGGACAGAGCAAAGCGGCAAATGCTTTTGAGTGTTCCGAGGCAGTGTTCTGGGTTTGGCACAACAGAACGTTCTAGTTTGGCACTTCAGCACCTCACGTCCATAGAAAGCTTGGCACACTTGTGTGGCTTTTgtgatataaatatatacacgGTTTTGACCTGGTTCTTCTACATTCGTCAGCACATGGGCTGTGATTCGTTATTTTATTCAGTTCAGTCTTTTTTTCTTAAAATAAACGCCTATAGTCCATGCCTTACAGAGGGCTCCGGAAAGTTCAGAGAGATCCTTCAATGTCCGATCTACAGATAAGCTTTCGCCAACAAACAAAACTCCTCTTCAGGGGTTGTTTAGCTTTGATAGAACAGCCAGTCTTGAGGATGGAATAGACAAACTGACAACAAAACTGATCCAAACGGGGGTGAGAGCTTTTCAATGGAAATCCGAAAGGGACATTTTTGTCCATGAATCTATTAGCTGGGATTTTTCAACATGGTTTTACACTGTGCAAGGTAAACTCTGTGGGTCTCCCACATGGTAGTTGGGCTGGGATGGTGATGAATTAAAGGGTGGTAGTAGGTTAAATACTGTGGGCTCAGCGTTATTTTCAGTTAGTAGAAAAACACAATGGCATATGAATTCAGTGCAGATGGTACAATATACAACCATGTGTGGCACAAAGAATGATAGATAATACAACGAGAAGTTCTAATAGCATGAGAGGGATTTCTACTGTCATGGTGTCTAGGGGAATTGCTCCTTTGGTGACTGCACTTTGAATTGAAGTTGTAGGCTTATCCAGGTAACTTCAGGAGTACCGCTGACATCTAAAAGAACACGCCAGTTACTTCACTTCATAGTGCAGCCCTCTGGCGTAACTGGAGTGGTAATGTTTGAGTGGTGTAATGGGTATGAGAGAGATTTATACCCGAGTAGTGGAGTGAGAGTGTGGCAAACCTGTTGAGTTGAAGCCATGGGTGAATGTGTTGTAGGGATGCATGCTGGGATGTCCCATCAACGAGTTGGGTGTCATTGTGATAGTGTTGGGCGACATGGTCACCGTGTTGGGCGTCATGGCGATGGAGTTGGGCGTCATGGCACAAGAATTTGGCGTCATGAGCGGGATGTCGTCGGGCGAGCGTCGCAGCGTGAGTGTGTAGTCGCGCGGAGAGGACGCCGGGGTAAGACGCAGGGCGTCGCACAGGCCGCTACTGCCGCCGCCGATCCCGCCCACCTCCGGGTTCCCACTGATGGTGGCCGGCGCGAGGCCGCTGATGTCGTTGGACGAGGCACCGACGGAGGAGCAGATCTGGCCACGGGGCGGCGTGGGCTGTGGCGGCGTGTCCTGCCGGCTGCGCTTGTCCTTGCGGTAGTAGAGTGCGGCGAAGGCAAGCACGTTGAGGAAGAGCAGCGAGGCGCCCACGGCGATGGTCACGCTCAGCTCCGTGGAGTAGTCGCGCGGGTTGGCGATGACCAGCGGGCCGCGCGCGCCCTCGCCGTTGTGGGCGGTGGACGCCGACGGCTGCTTGGTGTTGGAGTGGCCCTTGCTGCCCGGGCGCTGGTTGGAGCGCGGGTTCTGGGTGGTGTGGAGGGGTGGCACGCGCGTGGTGGTGGACGTGTAGTGGAACATGTCGTGCAGGTTGTACAGGTGGGGGACCAGGTGCTTCCAGAAGGCCACCTTGGTGGCGCGGTAGTGGTCGCGCACGCGCGGCTTCAGGCCGATGTGCAGGTAGAGCTGGTCGTTGGGGTTGTACTTGGACCAGGAGACCTCCTCAAAACGGTTGGCCTTGGTGTGGATGAACTTGGTGTCCTGAGGCACTGGCTTATTGGGATCACTGCAGACATAAggcaacagaaacacacatgtgaGCAGTCATCCTCAGTCCTACCCCAGTGCATTACTGTGAATAACAGCTCAAATTACACTTCAAAAGGTTTTTACCTCCTTAACTCTGCCCACAGAGCAAAGCAAATTACAATTTGAGCACATTCCTTACCCGCTTTTGGCGAAGTTAGTCCAGTAGGTCATGACCACGGCACTGAGCATGATGTCATTGCGAGAGAAGTTACAGGGGAAGAGTTCTGTCGGCCCGATCAGTGGCACGCCGAACACGTAGGGCATCTCATCTCCGTGGGCCGAGTCGGACCAGGCGGGCTTCATGGGGCTCTGGCAGTGGTGGTAGAAGGCATAGAAGTAGGTCGGGGAGCCGTAGCGTGCGTGCAGGTCAGCGGTCACCACCGAGGGCTCCACCCACTGGTGGTCGGTGAAGAGCGCCACCAGCGTCTTCCTCCGCGTCTCCGGGTTGTCCCGGTCCGCCCAGTCTGTGTACATGAACTTGATGGTCTCCCGGAGCGTGTCCTTCCCCTCAGGGTAGCCGTACAGGCCGTCCACGAAGTCAGACACAGCGAAGTCGAAGTCCGAGCCCGACACGCCGCCATCGTCCGGGTCCACCACGCCCTCCACGAAGCGCAGGCCCTCGCCCTGGTTGACCCCGAGCATGATGTCGTAGTTGAGGAACTCGCCTTGCTCCATCAGCACCTCGGGGTCGTCGGGGATGAGGTCGCCGTCGATGACGGGCCCGAAGGCCACGTGGAAGCGCGCCGGCTGGATGTCCTGCTCCACCAGCTCGCGGTGGCCACGTTTCTGCAGGCACAGCACCAGGTCGTGGGTGTCCAGGACGTTGCAGCCCACACGCTCGGCCAGCTGGCGCGTGTACTTCACCGGCTGGTAGTTGACGGCCCAGCTGGACAGCGCCGAGCCGCTCTGGATGATGGCGCGGTGGAACAAGCCTGCGGACAGACGACCGAACAGAGATAACACTGACTGATGAGGGCGATTCTGAGAATTGTTATCATTTCTCCCTCTTGCAGCCAATTTCCCAGGCCGTACCCGGATTATGCGTAGTCCGAGGCTAAAATCTCAGGGCCTAAACCAAAAGGACTAGACCTAACCCATGTACGGGGAACCGGCCCCATGAGTTTAACACATCTTGGTCTCTTCCTTCTTTTTCTAGAAAACAAGACATGCTGCCTTCTCAACAGACACTAGGCCCACAGAAATTAGTTCACAGTTCATCAGTTCAatctaaacattttaaaacactTTTTCAGCCAGTACACAAAGGCTATTGAAAAACTATAGCGCGATAAAAAAACTAGAACAAAAGATATTTAACAAGTGCTGAGTGATACTGATTTCAATAGCTGATGGAGATCAAAGGATAGAAAGAGATCAAAGACACACAGAAatctccacagacacacacacacacacacacacacacacacacatacacacacacacacatacacacactcacttgcaaGAAACCGAAAAAAGTTGAGGAGCACATGTGTGATGTCTGAAGGAGTACGTTGCTCATGGTGAACTAATCAGAAGCCCGTGAGCCGCCTTAGGCGCAGGAGACGTGAGATTACTTCAAAGTCCATTAACAGAGCGTAGCTAACCGGCAGGAAGAGCTTCAGCATTAGTATGATAAATCACTTTACATAAATTAGGTTTAATTGGAGATGGCTTACACTTGAAATACTACATCACACATAATTCAGTTTGCCTGGTTTGTAGAGTCTTTCACAAAGCCTTAGTATTTACTCTTCAGTCATTATTATACGACAGGGTGCTTAAATGCAAATGCATCAACTCAAACATGTTTAATCCAAAACACCCAATATCACAGAAATTATGATGGTGCAGTGGTTTCTGGATTATAAAATGTGTATAAGGGCAATCATGAACCTGTTTACTTCAAAGACTACAAAATGTTTGCCATTGGAAGGTATCATTCTAACAACAAATTCCTGAATGTTTGTTCAAGTGATTAATCAGTCACAAGTTTGTCATTGTGTGCAATAACAAACGAAATGTCATGAAAAGTAGAACATACTGTAGGTTGATACAGAAAGTGATGGCTGAATCTTTTCTTGGATTTCAGTGTACTTTTTAATTGGAAAATGATTCAAGGACAAGTCAAAATCAATTATGAAAGATGTTCTATCAGCTAAAATGTATGGTGTCTTGTTGCTACTGTGCGAGAGCATTAACATTCCAATAAAAACCTACATACACCATATAGAGAAGTAAAAGTTAGAAAATGTAAGTAATTATCCTACTCTATCAGCCATCAGACATCTCAACAGTCTCTTGAGTATAATTATGACCgtcgcgcagcgaagcggcggtcatataggtttagtcagatttttttttttttttttttcgcatggcaAATTTTCCgccaaggattcccgggacactgaaagagcggggtagacgaaacttggtgggcatgtagccccacatggatagcatggaaccatcgtttttcattttgatctgtagcccccccgctggactggacccccgaaaggagggtagggcagacacagttttctgtgaatatcccgagaaccgtagggtttaggaggaccacctttttttgtatgttgatcttaaggggccatgtcaacccattctataaccacttatttcatgtatagcgccacctagttaaaaacaaaaaagtaaaaatgaggtgtaatcgcaggtatctgtgaccttacatggtcaaaactgcacgaaattggaagtgtagaattattatgacaccctctgaatgcacgccaagtttcgtggatggggagccacacaataaattaatttatgttactgtacaccaactggcctgtaagtggccagacacagttttctgtgaatatctcgagaaccgcaGGGCCTACagtaggaggaccacctttttttttgtatgttggtcttaaggggccatgtcaacccatcccattaccacttatttcatgtatagcgccacctagttaaaaattaaa encodes the following:
- the nlgn3b gene encoding neuroligin-3b, giving the protein MWQCLMSAHRLSCPQPPKPPRTCPLALVFVWMLSSLGPVAVVTGVTYQPVVNTQYGRLRGMRVQLPTEALGPVDQYLGVPYASAPVGEKRFTAPDAPATWPGVRNATRFPPVCPQNIRNAVPEIMLPVWATFNMDTVATYLQEQSEDCLYLNIYVPTQGGAKKQMEESPDKDSEDDDGLREARDDPKPVMVFVHGGSYMEGTGNIMDGSVLASYGNVIVITLNYRVGVLGFLSTGDQAAKGNYGLLDQIQALRWISRNIVYFGGDPKRVTVFGSGIGASCVSLLTLSHHSEGLFHRAIIQSGSALSSWAVNYQPVKYTRQLAERVGCNVLDTHDLVLCLQKRGHRELVEQDIQPARFHVAFGPVIDGDLIPDDPEVLMEQGEFLNYDIMLGVNQGEGLRFVEGVVDPDDGGVSGSDFDFAVSDFVDGLYGYPEGKDTLRETIKFMYTDWADRDNPETRRKTLVALFTDHQWVEPSVVTADLHARYGSPTYFYAFYHHCQSPMKPAWSDSAHGDEMPYVFGVPLIGPTELFPCNFSRNDIMLSAVVMTYWTNFAKSGDPNKPVPQDTKFIHTKANRFEEVSWSKYNPNDQLYLHIGLKPRVRDHYRATKVAFWKHLVPHLYNLHDMFHYTSTTTRVPPLHTTQNPRSNQRPGSKGHSNTKQPSASTAHNGEGARGPLVIANPRDYSTELSVTIAVGASLLFLNVLAFAALYYRKDKRSRQDTPPQPTPPRGQICSSVGASSNDISGLAPATISGNPEVGGIGGGSSGLCDALRLTPASSPRDYTLTLRRSPDDIPLMTPNSCAMTPNSIAMTPNTVTMSPNTITMTPNSLMGHPSMHPYNTFTHGFNSTGLPHSHSTTRV